Proteins encoded within one genomic window of Eurosta solidaginis isolate ZX-2024a chromosome 1, ASM4086904v1, whole genome shotgun sequence:
- the LOC137238128 gene encoding T-complex protein 1 subunit eta-like isoform X1, whose amino-acid sequence MFCAVHVPEEDWKRRMKACGGAVMTTANDINSSVLGQCDYFEERQVGGERFNIFQVCVNARTSTLILRGSVEQFLEETELRYMMLNCLCGVQLNMILLLLFYFGIGW is encoded by the exons atgttctgtgctgttcatgtaccagaagaagattggaaacgtagaatgaaagcttgtggtggtgctgttatgactacagctaatgatattaattcaagtgttttgggtcaatgtgattactttgaagaacgtcaggttggtggtgaacgtttcaacattttccaag tttgcgttaatgctagaacaagtacattgattttacgtggcagtgttgaacaatttttggaagaaactgagcttcgttacatgatgctaaatTGCTTGTGCGgggtacaattaaacatgattctgttgttgctg
- the LOC137238128 gene encoding protein transport protein Sec24C-like isoform X2, with the protein MPNPISVIIENKNSAGGAFITNEQGLLPPLVTTKYVVEDQGNSSPRYVRSSLYCIPATADLSKTTALSITLTVSPMARTVEGEYEPPIVNFGELGAIRCNRCKAQ; encoded by the exons atgcctaatccgataagcgttatcattgaaaataaaaatagcgctggtggtgcttttattactaatgaacagggcttattaccaccattggtgaccacaaaatatgtggtagaagatcagggtaactcctcgccacgttacgttag gtcgtctttgtattgcatacctgcaacagctgatttatcaaaaacaacagctttgtccattacacttaccgtctcaccaatggcacgcacggttgagggtgaatatgagccacccattgtaaattttggtgaattgggtgcaattagatgcaatcgttgcaaggctcaatag
- the LOC137238128 gene encoding T-complex protein 1 subunit eta-like isoform X3 gives MKACGGAVMTTANDINSSVLGQCDYFEERQVGGERFNIFQVCVNARTSTLILRGSVEQFLEETELRYMMLNCLCGVQLNMILLLLFYFGIGW, from the exons atgaaagcttgtggtggtgctgttatgactacagctaatgatattaattcaagtgttttgggtcaatgtgattactttgaagaacgtcaggttggtggtgaacgtttcaacattttccaag tttgcgttaatgctagaacaagtacattgattttacgtggcagtgttgaacaatttttggaagaaactgagcttcgttacatgatgctaaatTGCTTGTGCGgggtacaattaaacatgattctgttgttgctg